DNA from Evansella sp. LMS18:
TTTGTTCCCCGCTGAATCGCTTCAAGGGAATCCCCCTCTTCCTGAATAACAACTGTTTCGAGCATTTTTTGCGACCCGGTAATTCCTTCAGCCATCTCATATGGAGAAAAGCGTTCACATCCGAGCCCGACTACAACCACCCCTGCAAAATTAGGGTTTTTCCCAATCTGAATCAAAGTTTTTGCAGTAATTTCCAAGTCTTCCCCTACTTGACTGCAGCCTACTGGATGCCTGAAATACACAGTTCCTGGTACCTGGTAGGCAATACGTTCAGCAACCTTTCCGGAACAAAATACAGAGGGAATAACAGCAATCAGGTTTCGAACACCCACTTTCCCGTCTTTTCTGCGGTAACCCATGAATGTATCACCCATTTTTTAACCCCCTGTCACAGTACATGTTATGTGTGTGGATCCAGGATCCAATTTCCGCCGCCTCTTTCATTTTTCCGATTTCTTCACCGTACTTATAAACGATTTCATTTTTCTCCAGTCGCTGCAGTGCTATCTTATGGCCAAACGGGATACTTTCTTCAACTTGAACAGACGTGATAGTGTCGTTCGAGCGGACCTCACAATCGTCACCTTTCGTAAGGTCCGTCAACGCAACAGCAATATTATCTTTTTGATCAATCACGATTGCTGCTTTCTCCTTCGCCATTACTTCCTTCATCTTCTCGCTCCCTTCTCTCAGTCAGGCTCTGGAAATCTTAGCTTTTTAGCAGAAGCCTTTAATGAAAACTATTCTTTTTTGTTATGATGGTCTGACCATTGGAATTGTTAAGTGCTACCGTTTTTTTGAAAGTGCTTTCATACTTATCTATTATACTACTAATTTTTTTCAATTCAATTATTTAACTGAAAATTTTTAATATTGATTCGAAACGATCTGGTGACATCGAAACCATCTTCATTTATTAAAGAACGAATAATTTTCTTGAACAGGGAGTGAAAAGCCGGCAGTGCCGGCTTTCAAGAGACGTTAAAGGTGTTATTTGACGACTGCTCCGGATAAAGCTGCTTTCTCAACAACATATTTTCCTATTTCAATAGAAGCTGTCGCTGCCGGGGAAGGGGCGTTGCAGACATGAATACTTCTTTTCCCCTGAATAATATGGAAGTCGTCTACAAGCCCGCCATCTGCTTTCAAGGCCTGTGCACGCACTCCCGCAGGCCCAGGAACCAGGTCGTCTTCCGTAATTTCAGGAATAAGATTTTGCAGGCTTTTCACAAACATTTTTTTGCTGACGGAACGGACCATTTCGTCCATTCCTTCTTTCATATATTTGCTTGCGAGCTTCCAGAAGCCTGGGTAGCGCATTACCTCCGTAAAATCCTGCATATTGAAATCTGATTTTTTATAGCCTTCCCTTTTAAAACTAAGGACGGCATTCGGCCCTGCATCCACTTCTCCGCCTATCATCCTTGTAAAGTGAACACCAAGGAAAGGGAACTTAGGATTAGGCACAGGATAGATCAGATTTTTAACCAGACCGCGTTTTTCCGGCTTAAGCTTAAAGTATTCCCCGCGGAACGGGACGATGCTCATATCTGTGTGGTATCCTGTTAATCTGGCAATTCTGTCACTGTGCAGCCCCGCACAGTTGATAAGCATTTTTGTACGGATAGTTCCATTATTAGTCTCAATTACTGCGCCGTCATCAGTTTCAGTAATATTTTCAACTTTTTCTCCAAGCTTTATTTCTCCGCCATTTTTCTGAATGATGTTCGCAAAGGCTTCGGATACTTGAGCGTAGTTTACAATCCCTGCCATGGGAACGTGAATTGCCCCAAGGCCATTTACATGAGGTTCTATCTCTTTTAACTCGCCCATGTCAATTTTTCTGATGGCAAGTCCATTCTGCAGGCCTCTTTCATAAAGATTGTCCATAAGCGGAAGTTCTTCCTGAGTTGTCGCAACAATTACTTTGCCGCATATATCGTGCTCGATATCGTGAGTCCTGCAAAATTCTGTCATAGACTGACTGCCTTTACGGGCGAACTTCGCTTTAAAGCTTCCAGGTTTATAATAAATCCCGGAATGAATCACTCCGCTGTTTCTCCCAGTCTGATGAGCCGCCAGCTGGTTCTCTTTTTCTATTACCGCCACCTTGGCGTCAGGAAAGCGTTCATAGAGAGCCATACCAACTGACAAGCCCACGATTCCCCCTCCTATTATTGTATAATCGTACATCTGTATCTCTCCTTAAACCTCAGATTATTGCTCAATGCCACATGCTTCTGCCAGAATTTCCACAAGGTGGACAACTTCCGTTCCGCCGGACATACCCTCTCGTTCAACACCATGTTTCATCTGTAAGTGGCATCCGGGGTTAGTCGTTATTATGACATCAGGCTTCACTTTTTTAACTTCACTCATTTTTTCATCAAGTATATTCATAGACTCTTCATAATGAACAATGTTATATATACCGGCCGATCCACAGCACATATTTTTATCCGGTAGTTCCATATATTCTGCTCCTGGCAGCGATTTAATTAACGACAGGGGTTCGGTTACACGTTTTTGTACGTTTGTCATATGGCATGACGGCTGGTATGTAACCATTTTATTAATCTTCCGCCTGAACGGAAGAGTAAGCTCAGCAAGAATTACACTTATATCCGCGTTTCTTTGCGAGAATTCTTTCGCCCTCGCTGCCCATTCCGGATCGTCCTTAAGCAGATGATCGTACTCCACCAGAGCAGCTCCGCAGCCTCCGATACTGTTCACAACATAATCAAAATCGTACCTTTCAAAGGCTTCAATATTTTTCTTCGCGAGGCTTCTTGCTGTTTCCCCTTCCCCACTGTGATGCTGCAAGGCGCCGCAGCAAGTTTGTTCCTTAATTACCTCCACTTCGCAGCCAGCTTCCTGCAGCAGCCTTATGCTGAGATCGTTTATTTTTCCAAAAACCGTGTCCATAACACAGCCGGTGAAGAAGCCAATTCTGAACACTGGTTCTCCTTTCGGCTTAACATGAGTCAACCTCTTTCTGCCCGTCGTGTCCGGGGTAATCTTTTCAAATGCCGCTAACGAAGCTGGTAGTATCTTTTCTCCTATACCAGTTTTGTGATTCAGTTTCTGAAGCCCTGTTGCCTGGTAGAGGCTCATTCCGAAGCTGACAGTATTCATAGCGGCTTTGTTCGGAAATGCTTTTTCGAACAGTATTTTTCTGAGCAATTTGGTACTTTTATTTAATGTTTTGTTTTTTTCTTCCTGAATTGCTTCTTTAGCAGATTCAAGTATTGCCCCGTACTGGACATTAGTAGGACAGGCTGTCTCACATGCCCGGCAGCCCAGGCAGAGATCGATCGGCTCTTCCAGTTCGGAAAGGGAGATTTTTCCTTCGGCAGCCATTTTCACAAGATTGATTCTGCCTCTCGGTGAATGTGTTTCTTTTTCCATCGTTTTATATGTGGGGCAGGAAGGAAGGCAGTAACCGCATTGTACACAGCTGAACGTTTCTTCATATGCCAGCTTTTGCTGGAACAGTACCTGTTTACTCATCATGCAGCACGAGCTTCTGTCCCGGCTCAGGGAAGATTTTTCCCGGATTCAGTATATTGTTAGGATCCCAGCTTTCCTTAATACGTTTCATCATATCCAAGCCTTCCTTTCCCAGCTCCATCTCCATAAAGGGGGATTTCATCGTTCCTATGCCATGTTCACCTGATAAAGTTCCTCCAAGTTCTACTGCTGCCTCAAAAATTTCTCCAACTGCTTTTTCTACTCGCTTCATCTCTTCCTTATCCCGTTTATCCGCTATTATGTTCGGGTGAAGATTGCCGTCTCCTGCATGGCCGAACACAACAAGGTCCACGGAATACTTCTCTTTTATTTCCTTCAGACGCTGGAACATTTCCGGTATTTTACTCCTTGGGACGGTTGCATCCTCGGATATTTTAGTAGGTTTTATACGGACGATTGCAGGAGAAACAAGTTTCCTCGCTTTCCACAACTCCTGTGCTTCCTTTTCATCCCGTGCGACTTTAATGTCCCTTGCGCCAACCTCTCTGCAAACCTTTTCCACCTGTTCTCTCTCCTCGAGAATAGCCACCGGGTGCCCGTCAAGCTCAATAAGCAGAATAGCTTCAATATCTGTAGGCAGGCCGAGAGGCTCGTACTCTTCCACAGCAATAATAGAGGCCTGATCCATCAGCTCCATTTTTGCCGGTATAATCCCTGAACTAAGCACTTTGGATATAGCTCTTCCCGAGTCCACAATCTCCTCAAACATTACCATCAAGGTGCTTGAAGCCCTCGGTTTCGGAATCAGCCTTAAGGTCGCCTCAGTGATTACTCCTAAGGTACCTTCTGATCCAACAATCAGTTTCGTTAAATCATATCCAGTCACATTCTTTACCGTTCTTCCTCCAGTACGGATAATCTCTCCTTCTGGAGTCACTACTTCCAGGCCAATGACATAATCCTTTGTCACTCCGTACTTTAAGCCTCTTGGACCGCCTGCATTTTCAGCCATGTTTCCACCGATTGTAGAAACGCTGGAGCTGCTCGGGTCAGGTGCATACATCAGGCCCGCTTCATTAGCTGCTTTATTAATCTCAGCTGTTAAGACACCAGGGGAAACTATGGCGACCATATCTTCAGGATCAACCTCCAGCTTATCATTCCACTGGGAAAAATCGAGAAGTATTCCTCCTTTAACCGGCAGGGGGCCGCCGCTTAAACTTGTTCCCTGCCCTCTTGGACATACAGGTATAAGATACTTATTTGCGAGTTTCATAATTTCCGCCACTTCTTCGGCTGCCTTAGGCTGTACGACTACCTCCGGCATATGAACCCCGAACGATGCATCAAATGAGTAGCTGTACCTGTCAGCTTTTTCAACTAAAATACGGCTTTCATCAGGAATGACCTCTCTTACTTTTTCTATAATTGTCTCTGCCGAAGTTGTCTCTCCCATAAAAACACTCTCCCTTTACCGAGCAGTATCCTTCGTTTAACTGTGCCTCTCTTTAATAGACTTTAAATGGTCTTTCATCGCATCACGGGCCAGGTCGGGCTTTCGCTGGACTATCGCTTCATATACCCGGCGATGTTCCTCCACGACTTCTTTGTTCATTTTAAAGTTAAGCATAGACTCTTTACGGTTCTTCGTTAAAACATCAATCATTTTACCGGAAATCACGTTCATTACATCTTTCATCAATGGGTTATTAGCCGCTTCAATAATAGCAAGATGAAACTTATAATCTTCTTCCACAGCTACCTCCCCATTTTTTTCTGCTTCTACAAGCTTTATAAAAAGAGAGTCAAGCTTCACTTTCTGCTGTTCTGTCATCCGGGTTGCGGCGTAAAAGGCCGCATCTGATTCAATAGCTTCCCGAAGCTCCAGCAGCTGTATAAGGTCTGAATCATAATCCTCAAAAACAGAGGAGAATTTATTCAGCAAGTCTTCACAATGATTTTCGGAGATAAACACGCCAACACCTGGACGGATGTTTACAATGCCGGAAGACTCCAGAACACTGATTGCTTCCTTAACAGATGTCCGGGATACATTCAGTGTCCCCGCAAGGTCTCTTTCTGACGGAAGCTTTTCTCCTGGAACTAACTCTCCATTTTCTATTGCCAACTTGATTCTTTCAATTATTTCCTGATATATCCTTTTCCTCTTTTTAATCGGTTGTAACTTCATAATTTACCTCCATGCAGCTGAGAGAGCAGGTGGACAGTCCACTTCCCTTAAAAGAAAAGGAGGGAAAATTCCCTCCATCACTTATCCGAAAGTATTATTAATCCAGAATGTGAGTGAGTGTTTTAAGACCTTTTTTGTCTGACTTCTTCCTCCGGGCTGAAAGTTACTCTTTTATCACCAAGCTTAATGCGGGCGGCAGTTAAATGATGCTTCATCTCTTCGTATGCCTTATCAGCATTTCTCTCTTTGATAGCCTGGAAGATTGCCTCATGTTCCTGAAAAACTTCTTCTCTTTTACGTGGAATTCCAAGATTCTTTTTCAAAGAGAATTTTAATGCCTTTTGATGCAGGTCTGACAATTGGTCAATCGACTGAAGTAAAAAAGGATTATAAGAAGCCTTTACAATGGCGCGGTGAAAATCATAGTCGGCCCTATAGCCTACACTGTCTTTGTCGTAAACCGTCTGGCGGAAAGCCTCCAGGGCCTCCTCCATCCGGATTACATCCTCATCCTTCCAGCGTGCTGCCGCAAGGGCTGCAGCTTCGGCTTCAATGATTGACCGCATTTCAAGCAAATTGTAAACGTCCTCAATTTCAATCATTTCAAAAGCTGCTTTTTCAACCATATTTACGAGATTAACTTCCTTCACCCAGCTGCCGCCCCCCTGCCTTGACTCAATTAAGCCGCTGGCAGCGAGGACACTTAAAGCTTCCCGGATTGGCGAACGGCTGACTCCGAACAGCTGCGCCAGCTCATTTTCAGAGGGCAGCTTGCTGTTTTGCTTTATTTCGCCATCCTTTATCATTCTGACCAGCTCATCGTAGACTTGACTGGAAACTTTTTTTCGTTCAATCGACGGCCTCATTGTTTTTCCCTCGTTTCCTTCTTTTTACATATTACATTTCGTTGAGAGCAACATTATTTCCTGCTTCTCTGCTCTTTTTGACACGGAGCCTGTGAAGGATGAAGAATGCCCCGATTAAGAGCAGGCCTGGAATATCCGTCATCAAGCCCGGGTTAATCAACAGGAAGGAACCGATAAAGAATACCAGTCTCTCATAAATGGCAAGTTGGCCTGATAAATAGTTGTTAACTGCCACCGCTAACGCGAAGACACCTACCATACCAGTAATGAGTGTAGTAATAACATTAATTACTGAAACAGGTTCTCCAGTCGTTGTCTGCATAACCATAATCGGGTTGTAGGCAATCATGAACGGGATGATAAATCCTGGAAGAGTTAGCTTCAACGCAGTCCAGGATGTCTTCATCGCATCTGCCCCAGCGATACCTGCTGCTGTATAGGACGCAAGAGCGACCGGCGGTGTTATATTTGATAAAGCGCCAAACCAGAATACAAAGAAATGGGCAGCTACCGGGTGAACCCCTGCTTCGACAAGCGCAGGTGCTGCTGTAACAGCTACTACAATATACAGAGCTGTTGATGGAAGACCCATACTAAGCACGATACAAGTAATCATGACTAATAACAGCACAACGAACAGGATTCCTCCCGATAATGCAAGTACGTTATAGGCAATGGCTGAACCAAGCCCTGTCATTGTAACAACCGCGATAATGATACCAATGGACGCACAGGCGATACCTACCTGAATAGTTCCTTTAGCACCATTAATCAATGCCTCCATAAATCTCGGGATAGTAATTCTGTTCTCTTTTTTCTTCGTGAGCCAGCTTGCAATTATAACTGCGATAATACCTGCAAAGCCCGCGAAAAGAGGTGTTCTTCCCATTAACAGGGAACCAATGACAATCATTATTGGCAGGAGCAGCATTCCTCTTTCCTTAAGAACCTCCCAAACCTGCGGGATAGAGTCCTTGCTCATACCTTTCAGTCCCTGCTTTTTCGCTTCCAGGTCAATGGCGATAATTAAGGAAGTGTAATAAAGCAATGTTGGAATAATTGCGGCAAGAATGACAACTGTATAAGAAACACCTAAGAATCCAGCCATGATGAAGGCAGCGGCTCCCATTATCGGCGGCATTATCATCCCGCCTGTTGATGCTGCAGCTTCCACTGCACCGGCAAAACGGGGTTTAAGGCCGATCCCTTTCATGAGAGGAATTGTAAAGCTTCCTGTTGTTGCTACGTTTGCAACTGCGCTCCCGTTGAGAGAGCCTGTTAATGAACTTGACAGAACCGCCACTTGTGCTGGTCCCCCTCGACGCTGCCCAGCTATAGCGATAGCCAGATCATTAAACAGCTTTGAAGCACCGCTCGCTCCTAAAAATGCTCCGAACAATATAAATAAAATAATGTAAGTGGATGCAATAGATAATGTAAGTCCGAAAACCCCTTCAGTAGTCATATACATGCGATACAGCAGACGTTCAATGGAAAACCCTGCATGAGCAAACATACCAGGGAAGTATGGGCCGAACAGTGCGTAAATGATCGCAATTAATGACAGAAGCGGAATAAACAGACCAATGGCACGACGGGCAGCCTCCAGGAGGATCAAAATCGTAATTATTGCAAAAATATAGTCTGTTGTTACAGCCTGTGACATCTGCTCTCCATGTATCACTGAGTACTTGAACAGCATGTAAACCGAGCCCGCAAGCCCTAAAACAACAAATCCAATATCAAGCAGGCCAGCCTTCTCTTTTTTTCCCTTTTTCACAGCTGGATAAAGCAGGAAAACGAGTACAAACAGGAATGCAAGAAACGATACGTTGCGATAGATTTCCTGCATATTTGTGAATGCGTTTACGTAAAGAGAAAATAAAGACAGCCCTGCAGCCACAGCAGCGAGTATCATTCCCTGTTTGCCTTTCAACTCGCGCATACCTCCGCCGGCTTCTTTATCAATATCAGCATCTAACTGTTTTGCCTCTTGTTTTATTTGTTCTTTTTGATCAACCATTATGCTTTCCTCCCTTCAACTTAAAAAAACTGTTTTTAAGCAGCCGGAGATGGGAAATCATCGCCACCTCCGGTTATTCAACTTAAATTAATTATTCTGCTTCCGGTGGGATCAGATCTTCAGGAATATCCATCCCCTGCTCTTCAAAATATCTGTATGCTCCAATATGCAATGGTGCAGGCAGACCATCAAGCGCTGTCTCCAGCGTCATATCCCTTGCAGAGTTATGAGTTTCATACATGAAGTCAAGGTTTTCGTACAATGCTTTTGTTAAGTTATAAACGGTGTCTTCATCCATGTCTCCGGCAACTGCAAGTAGGTTAGGCTGTGCAATTGTTTCAATATCCTCGTCTACACGGGGGTAGGTGCCGCCAGGAATTACGAAGCGGTACCAAGTATTGTAAATGTCGTTTATTGCGTCAAGCTGTTCGTCAGTGACTTCTAAAACTGACGCATTCACACCGCTTGCATACATGTCTGTAATGGCTGCAACCGGAGTTCCTGCAGGAAGCGAACCACCTTGAAGGCGTCCATCCCTCATTGCAGAAATGGTATCGTCATAGCCAAGATATTCTGGATCAATATCGTCTTTTGTAAGGCCTAACGCTTCCATCATTACCAATGTTGACTGCTCTGTACCACTTGCCTGAGGCCCGACAGAGAAGCTCGCTCCTTCAATGTCTGCAATAGTTCCTGTTTCTATCTGGTTGTCCATCAAAACAAAGTGCTCTACATTCGGCCATAACATAGAGATGGAACGAAGGTCTTCATATGCATTACCTTCAAAATTCCCCTGGCCTGTGTATGCCTGTGCTCCAATTAAACCTTGTAAAATAGCAAGCTGTGCTTCTCCATTCCTTAGCAGATCAATATTTTCAACAGAACCTGCAGATGACTGTCCTGTTGCTGAAACACCTTCCAAGCTTTCAGACCATAGATTTCCCATCCCTACACCGATAGGGTAATATGTACCTCCAGTTGATGCAGTGGCTATAGTAACAAATTCATTTCCCCCACCTTCTTCACCGCAGCCTGCCAGTACAGCAAGTGACAGCAGCCCAAAAAGCGCAGCTTTTATTCTTTTTTTCATAGGTTTCATATTATTATTCCTCCTTGATAAGTTTATAGAGTTATTGTAAGCGCTTTAAAGTTGTATTACAAGTATACAATAATACAAGTTTTTTTCAAATAATAAATAATATTAATTTTCAGATTAGTATTATTGTTTGTAGTAAAACAAACAATAAACACTGCTAATAAGCTAATTTAATTATTCTTATTTTTAATAATTCTTTAAACTGTTCTTCGTTCTGAAGGGAATCACAATGATACTATGCTTACTTATTTTTAGAGTCGTCCTGAGTAGAATGGGCCCCCAGTAAATTCAGGGAGGTACTCTGGAAGTTATCTTGTCCTTCTATAAAAATCTTTGCTTATAGTACAGCCATAAATCTTTTTAACATTCTTAAAACAGGAAAAACGGCGTTTTAGTAGAAGTAATGTAAGTGACAGAATATTAAATTTTCCAGTAGAAAGGGGTTTTAAAGCATGGCTGAAACAATCCAGGTAACAAATCCTGCAACCGGAGAAGTAATCAAAGAGATTCAGGCAGACAGTAAAGAGGAAATCAAACAGAAACTCGAAAACGGGCATAAGTTTTTTAAAGAGTGGTCCAATGTAAATGCCCACAAGCGGGCGCGCCTCCTGCAAAAATGGTCTCAAAAGGTCCGTCAGCATAAAGATGAGCTGGCGGAGCTTATTACGAAAGAAAACGGTAAGCCTTTGAAGGAAGCACAGGGAGAAGTGTTGTATTCCTGCGCTTACATCGACTGGTTCGCGGAAGAAGCGAAGCGGATTTATGGACGGACGATTCCAACACATATGGAGTCAAAGCGCCTTATCGTAACTAAGGAGCCTGTTGGACTGGTGGCAGCAATCACTCCATGGAACTTCCCTGCCGCAATGATGGCGCGAAAAGCTGCTCCTGCGCTGGCAGCCGGCTGTACCTTTATCGTGAAACCTGCGTCTGAGACTCCGTTATCAGGTATGAGGTTCATTGAACTGGCGCATGAAGCTGGTATACCTGAGGATGCTGTGCAATACGTGAACGGCAGAGGCAGCGTCGTTGGCGACCTCTTCACAAGCAGTGAATACGTTCGCAAAATTACTTTTACCGGAAGTACACCTGTTGGAAAATCTCTGATAAGAAACAGTGCGGAAACTGTTAAACACGTAACGATGGAACTGGGCGGGCACGCACCTCTTATCGTGGCGGAAGATGCGGATATTGATCTCGCTGTGGAGCAGACGATCTCAACAAAGTTCAGAAATTCTGGGCAAACATGTGTCTGCGCCAACCGCATCATCGTTCATGAAAGCATTGCCGACGAGTTCGCGGACAAACTTGCGGAAGCAACGAATAAACTGAAAACCGGCAACGGCTTTGAAGAAGGAACAGATATTGGTCCGATTATTAATGAACAAGGTTTTGAAAAAATTAAAGAGCATATTGAGGATGCGGTGGAAAAAGGGGCAGAAGTAGCCGCAGGCCAGGAATATGACAGTGATAAAGAGAAAGGCTATTTCTTTGTAAAACCGACCGTGCTGAAAAATGTCACGCCAGAAATGACAATCATGCACGAGGAAACGTTCGGCCCTGTAGCACCGATTACGAGTTTCCAGTCCATTGAAGAAGCAGTGGAAATTGCCAACAGCACACCATATGGTCTTGCTGCCTATTTCTTTACAAATGATTACCGTACAGGAACCTTCCTGCACGAAAACTTGAAATTTGGCATACTTGGCTGGAATGACGGAGGTCCTTCTGCGGCACATGCTCCATTCGGCGGGATGAAAGAAAGCGGCCTCGGACGTGAAGGAGGCCTGGAAGGAATCGAACCTTACCTGGAAACGAAGTACTTGTCGATTGGAGGGTATTAATTCAGTTAAAAGGTGAGTTACGTCCAATTTTGACAGGGGTGGCCGTACAACTTTGGGTGCGGTTCGCACAACTTTGTGGGTTAATCGCACGACTTCCGTTGCGGTTCGGACAACTCCGTAGGTTGAACGCATGACTTCAGATGCGGTTCGCACATTTCCAGAGGACATTCGCACAACTTAAAATAATTCTAATCCGCATGACAGGCCCTAACCGACATTGGATTAAATTTAACAGCAAAACGGCCGCAACAGCGGCCGTTTTGCTTAACTTAAACTATTAATCCAAAGTTAACTTATCTCAGTAACCCCTTCTTCCACTTTTCTTACTAATGAACCTGCTGCTTTCACTCTTATCCGGGTAGCATTGCCCGGAAGATAAGCGAGCGGCACATCCTCCAGATCTACAATAGTAATGTCATCTGGATCAGCACCAGCATTTACCGCTTCTTCCTTAGCTATATTTTTCGCCAGTTCAAGGGTTTTTTCCCTTCCGAGTTCGTCAAGTGAGAATACACGCTCAATTTGCCCGCTGACTTGTGCAATTGCAGAGCCAATCGCATTTGCAACCCCAAAGTTTTCAGGTTTTAACACGCTTGATGCTCCTTCCAGTTTATCAGGAAGAAGGATACTTCCCCCGCCAACTAAGATCACAGGTACAGGTTCTGCGCTTGTTTTCATTTTATCAATTGCAACTTCAACTGATTCCACAATTTTAGCATAAATCTTTTCCAGAACTTCCTGGTCGAGATGGGCAACCTTTTCTTTGTCGCCGATTTCAGCGATTCCTAACGCTACGACTACATCTGTAGTTGTTAACGTGTCACCCCCAAATACAAGAGCTTTTTCCGGCAGTTTATACCCTACACTGTCAGGCCCAACAGTAAATTCTCCATCATCTTTAAGCCTAATGATAGTACCACCGCCTAATCCGATCGAAACCAAGTCAGGCATTCTGAAGTTTGTTCGAGCACCGCCGATTTCTACTGCCAGAGAAGATTCTCTAGGGAAGGAATTAATTAATACACCAATATCAGTAGTAGTCCCCCCCACATCTACTACAAGAGCATCTGTTTTTCCTGTCAGAAATGAAGCTCCACGAAGACTGTTAGTTGGCCCGCAGGCGATCGTTAAAATGGGATAGCGTTTAGCATACTCTACAGACATTAATGTGCCATCGTTTTGCCCAAAGAATACTTTCGCGTAGATTCCTTCTTCTTTTAAGGCATTAACGAAACCATCCGCCGTAGACTTTGCCACATTAACCACCGAGGCATTTAAAATAGTAGCATTTTCACGTTCCAGCAGCCCTACACTCCCAATCTCACTCGATAACGAGAGCGCTGTTTTTTCTCCTAAAACTTCATGGAAAATTTCCGCCGCTCGTT
Protein-coding regions in this window:
- a CDS encoding TAXI family TRAP transporter solute-binding subunit, giving the protein MKKRIKAALFGLLSLAVLAGCGEEGGGNEFVTIATASTGGTYYPIGVGMGNLWSESLEGVSATGQSSAGSVENIDLLRNGEAQLAILQGLIGAQAYTGQGNFEGNAYEDLRSISMLWPNVEHFVLMDNQIETGTIADIEGASFSVGPQASGTEQSTLVMMEALGLTKDDIDPEYLGYDDTISAMRDGRLQGGSLPAGTPVAAITDMYASGVNASVLEVTDEQLDAINDIYNTWYRFVIPGGTYPRVDEDIETIAQPNLLAVAGDMDEDTVYNLTKALYENLDFMYETHNSARDMTLETALDGLPAPLHIGAYRYFEEQGMDIPEDLIPPEAE
- a CDS encoding NAD-dependent succinate-semialdehyde dehydrogenase, which translates into the protein MAETIQVTNPATGEVIKEIQADSKEEIKQKLENGHKFFKEWSNVNAHKRARLLQKWSQKVRQHKDELAELITKENGKPLKEAQGEVLYSCAYIDWFAEEAKRIYGRTIPTHMESKRLIVTKEPVGLVAAITPWNFPAAMMARKAAPALAAGCTFIVKPASETPLSGMRFIELAHEAGIPEDAVQYVNGRGSVVGDLFTSSEYVRKITFTGSTPVGKSLIRNSAETVKHVTMELGGHAPLIVAEDADIDLAVEQTISTKFRNSGQTCVCANRIIVHESIADEFADKLAEATNKLKTGNGFEEGTDIGPIINEQGFEKIKEHIEDAVEKGAEVAAGQEYDSDKEKGYFFVKPTVLKNVTPEMTIMHEETFGPVAPITSFQSIEEAVEIANSTPYGLAAYFFTNDYRTGTFLHENLKFGILGWNDGGPSAAHAPFGGMKESGLGREGGLEGIEPYLETKYLSIGGY
- a CDS encoding hydantoinase/oxoprolinase family protein, with protein sequence MTIYRIGIDVGGTNTDAVLLDDNYNVISETKSPTTEDVSVGIYRAMREVIERSGVSRNDVKYAMLGTTHCTNAIVERKRLNNVAVVRIGAPATLAVKPLIGVPDDLREVLGKHVYIVRGGHEFDGRQLVELDEAHLYEIANAVKGKVDSIAITSVFSPVSDKHEKRAAEIFHEVLGEKTALSLSSEIGSVGLLERENATILNASVVNVAKSTADGFVNALKEEGIYAKVFFGQNDGTLMSVEYAKRYPILTIACGPTNSLRGASFLTGKTDALVVDVGGTTTDIGVLINSFPRESSLAVEIGGARTNFRMPDLVSIGLGGGTIIRLKDDGEFTVGPDSVGYKLPEKALVFGGDTLTTTDVVVALGIAEIGDKEKVAHLDQEVLEKIYAKIVESVEVAIDKMKTSAEPVPVILVGGGSILLPDKLEGASSVLKPENFGVANAIGSAIAQVSGQIERVFSLDELGREKTLELAKNIAKEEAVNAGADPDDITIVDLEDVPLAYLPGNATRIRVKAAGSLVRKVEEGVTEIS